In the genome of Bacteroidota bacterium, one region contains:
- the rpsU gene encoding 30S ribosomal protein S21: MITVQISDNESIDKALKRFKKKLEKSGALKEYRTRRFFVKPSLERKIEIAKARYKQHHVSRENQ, encoded by the coding sequence ATGATAACTGTACAGATTAGTGACAATGAATCTATCGACAAAGCGTTAAAACGCTTTAAGAAGAAATTAGAGAAAAGTGGCGCCTTGAAGGAATATCGGACAAGGAGGTTTTTTGTTAAACCATCTCTTGAAAGAAAAATTGAAATCGCAAAAGCAAGATACAAGCAGCACCACGTAAGCAGAGAAAATCAGTAA